One genomic segment of Hypomesus transpacificus isolate Combined female chromosome 5, fHypTra1, whole genome shotgun sequence includes these proteins:
- the pigw gene encoding phosphatidylinositol-glycan biosynthesis class W protein gives MSQRELKEAFVSNLSGTSLGEVVMGSFLAPLCIISRGLILIQYHRSMGALPLPWMGHLILDFFTIILPLVLSCTILSDVLHLVIMALAVVVIGVLFHIYRNRPPPRVEHFPDAIKRFLQSHVQYNQVPFVTIFRVLVNVKTAISILAVDFSVFPRRYAKTETYGTGVMDFGVGAYVLANALVCPEARGKEAKGSKLGHVLKQMLSVWPLVILGMVRLASVKMTGYHEHVSEYGVHWNFFFTLAIVRVVATVLLAVFPLTWSGLLALLIGGLYQFTLETGLKSFIIHNSDRTGFLQANKEGIFSVMGYIAIYMAGVHIALYVMRPRTQVKDWLRLIGHFLVGSCVLYTALYICQTYIDPVSRRMANLSFCLWTIAQSLFFMSCLATADMMLVFLKIVSHCSLVPSSWNPYKKDTAEDKTKTMEGLCLIQAVSRNQLLFFMLANVMTGLTNMIMDTFSGSDTFSVCVLLLYMFTNSFVILILHLCKVTVKFW, from the coding sequence ATGTCTCAGCGGGAATTGAAGGAGGCATTTGTGAGCAATCTCAGTGGGACCAGCCTCGGAGAGGTGGTGATGGGTTCCTTTCTTGCCCCATTGTGCATAATCAGTAGAGGACTCATTTTGATCCAGTATCATCGGAGCATGGGCGCACTACCACTTCCCTGGATGGGCCACCTCATTCTGGACTTCTTCACGATTATACTTCCCCTCGTCCTGTCATGCACTATTCTAAGTGACGTTCTTCATCTAGTTATCATGGCCTTAGCAGTTGTTGTGATTGGTGTACTTTTCCATATTTACCGCAACAGACCGCCTCCTCGTGTTGAACACTTCCCAGATGCCATCAAGAGATTCCTGCAGAGCCATGTTCAGTATAACCAAGTCCCCTTTGTGACCATCTTTAGAGTGCTTGTCAATGTAAAGACGGCCATAAGTATTTTGGCAGTAGACTTTAGTGTGTTCCCCAGGCGTTATGCCAAAACAGAGACCTATGGGACAGGGGTCATGGACTTTGGTGTTGGAGCGTATGTCCTTGCAAATGCACTGGTCTGTCCAGAAGCACGGGGAAAGGAAGCTAAAGGATCCAAATTAGGTCACGTTCTTAAACAGATGTTGTCAGTCTGGCCTCTGGTTATCCTTGGCATGGTCAGGTTAGCGAGTGTCAAAATGACTGGTTACCATGAGCACGTGTCAGAATATGGCGTACACTGGAACTTTTTCTTCACCCTAGCTATAGTCAGAGTGGTGGCCACTGTGCTCTTGGCTGTGTTCCCTCTCACTTGGTCAGGGCTCCTGGCCCTGCTTATTGGTGGCCTTTACCAGTTTACCCTTGAAACTGGACTCAAGTCTTTTATCATTCATAACAGTGACCGCACAGGCTTTCTACAAGCCAACAAAGAAGGCATCTTTTCAGTTATGGGATACATAGCTATTTACATGGCTGGTGTGCATATTGCACTGTACGTGATGCGTCCTCGAACACAAGTGAAAGACTGGCTCAGATTGATTGGTCATTTCTTGGTGGGAAGTTGTGTACTGTATACTGCTTTGTACATATGTCAGACATACATTGATCCAGTGTCTCGGAGAATGGCCAATCTGTCCTTCTGCTTATGGACCATTGCTCAGTCTTTATTTTTCATGTCCTGTCTAGCTACTGCTGATATGATGTTGGTGTTTTTGAAAATAGTATCACACTGTTCCCTGGTTCCATCCTCCTGGAATCCATATAAAAAAGACACCGCTGAGGACAAAACCAAAACGATGGAAGGACTTTGTCTCATTCAAGCTGTCAGTCGTAATCAGTTGTTATTTTTTATGCTAGCAAATGTAATGACAGGATTGACTAACATGATAATGGACACTTTTAGTGGTAGTGAtaccttttctgtgtgtgttttgcttttATACATGTTCACAAACAGCTTTGTGATATTAATTTTACATCTCTGTAAAGTCACTGTGAAATTTTGGTAA